In Lineus longissimus chromosome 7, tnLinLong1.2, whole genome shotgun sequence, a genomic segment contains:
- the LOC135490843 gene encoding tyrosine-protein phosphatase Lar-like, which yields MTKMKIPFILLSCCLLQALVAIDALGPPRNIRVVFIRYDPPFGTVTWDPPADAPGPIDYYWMRFGEEGQTHLQERQITGRTPFTAIMGENGVIYKISVAADIDGERGEYALEVVKAPELRPIATPEYLNVTGLSPTSVHAAWDPPMKSGRRGKIVNYMLEWRKDSGEAQRLWTSNLNTSDTSATVGDSTPLEPDTDYVFRVRAFNSAGYGPISPTFQFKTDKAVFLLGPPRNIRVTFIYHDPPFGTVSWDPPANAPDPIDYYWMKFGEKGQTQLEERQIAGRTPFTAIYAENGLEYNIRVAGDIDGERGEYALLTVKAPDGRPSAPPQNLSVTGLSPTTVRVTWEPPAKASRKGKIVKYMVEWVKETESQWLNNMNTSVNAVTIGNAFPLDADTDYLFRVRAFTSADKAGPETEQLQFRTDKGVSIGPYGDVPPVLLNCTLTRTDDGRMMAPDWEAHPEIKTEEECAAKCLEVPMCDSATFTNTTKTCEIHPRRIYFRVGWMGKEGTSVMFEKDCPSFVKYPGRDRNKRQLICPLDRGVPKPSKKYAYKLKRYRATYEDGSYECRIDELCAGLSYEIDPANGKLHFTYYYDATPDEGTPISNRSAVKNCQPTGPNCGFFDAYYKKSIRANWPFLYSTVSLRREIGRRGKLGDCLDICEKASRCHAAAFVDYFRQLDCNLYGRPSQSAGPSGYRNRLERYTGHAEKTTWIKSPALCTQGTGK from the exons ATGACGAAAATGAAGATTCCTTTTATCTTGTTGAGTTGCTGTTTGCTGCAGGCATTAGTGGCTATTGACG CGCTTGGCCCGCCAAGGAACATTCGAGTTGTGTTCATCCGTTATGATCCGCCCTTCGGCACCGTGACCTGGGACCCACCAGCCGACGCCCCTGGCCCGATCGATTACTACTGGATGAGATTTGGCGAAGAAGGCCAGACTCATTTACAGGAGAGACAAATCACAGGAAGAACACCATTCACTGCCATTATGGGTGAGAATGGcgtaatctacaagatcagcgTTGCTGCAGATATTGACGGCGAACGTGGGGAATATGCACTCGAGGTCGTAAAGGCACCAGAATTACGGCCAATTGCTACGCCCGAGTACCTCAACGTGACGGGATTGAGTCCGACCTCTGTGCACGCCGCATGGGATCCCCCGATGAAGAGTGGAAGAAGAGGAAAGATTGTGAACTACATGTTGGAATGGCGGAAAGATTCTGGTGAAGCTCAGCGTCTGTGGACTAGCAACCTGAACACGAGTGATACCTCTGCTACAGTTGGTGATTCAACTCCCCTCGAACCAGACACAGACTATGTCTTCAGAGTTAGAGCTTTTAATAGTGCTGGGTATGGACCCATATCGCCGACCTTTCAATTTAAAACAGACAAAG CTGTTTTCTTGCTTGGCCCGCCGAGAAATATACGAGTTACATTCATCTATCATGATCCACCCTTTGGCACCGTGTCCTGGGATCCCCCAGCCAACGCCCCTGACCCGATCGATTACTACTGGatgaaatttggtgaaaaaggcCAGACTCAATTAGAGGAGAGACAAATCGCTGGGAGGACGCCATTTACTGCGATATACGCTGAAAATGGCTTAGAGTACAATATCAGAGTGGCTGGCGATATTGACGGCGAACGTGGGGAGTATGCCCTCTTGACTGTTAAGGCACCCGACGGACGCCCATCCGCTCCTCCCCAGAACCTAAGCGTAACGGGACTGAGTCCGACCACCGTGCGCGTCACTTGGGAACCCCCGGCAAAGGCTTCCCGAAAGGGGAAAATAGTGAAGTACATGGTGGAATGGGTAAAAGAGACCGAATCACAGTGGTTAAACAACATGAACACGAGCGTCAATGCTGTTACAATTGGGAACGCATTCCCCCTTGACGCGGATACCGACTATCTCTTCAGGGTGAGAGCATTTACAAGTGCTGACAAAGCAGGACCTGAAACAGAGCAACTTCAATTTAGGACGGACAAAG GGGTGTCCATTGGGCCATACGGCGATGTGCCCCCAGTCCTTCTTAACTGTACATTGACTAGAACAGACGATGGAAGGATGATGGCGCCGGATTGGGAAGCACATCCCGAAATTAAGACAGAGGAGGAATGTGCTGCAAAATGCCTTGAAGTACCAATGTGTGACAGTGCCACGTTCACGAACACCACGAAGACGTGTGAAATCCACCCGCGAAGAATTTATTTTCGAGTTGGTTGGATGGGCAAGGAAGGCACTAGTGTCATGTTTGAGAAGGACTGCCCATCGTTTGTCAAGTACC CTGGTAGGGATCGTAACAAACGCCAACTTATCTGTCCCCTAGATAGGGGTGTACCGAAACCGTCAAAGAAGTATGCCTACAAATTAAAAAG ATACAGAGCCACCTATGAAGACGGTTCGTACGAGTGCCGCATAGACGAGCTGTGTGCAGGCCTCTCCTACGAAATAGATCCAGCGAATGGCAAGTTGCACTTCACCTACTATTACGATGCCACCCCTGATGAAGGGACGCCGATATCAAATAGGAGTGCTGTGAAAAACTGCCAACCAACTG GTCCAAACTGCGGCTTCTTTGATGCCTACTACAAGAAGAGCATCAGGGCCAACTGGCCATTCTTGTATTCCACAGTCTCACTCCGCCGCGAGATCGGCCGCAGGGGCAAACTTGGTGATTGCTTGGATATCTGTGAGAAGGCCAGCCGCTGCCATGCCGCTGCCTTTGTTGATTACTTCCGCCAACTTGATTGCAATCTTTACGGTCGACCTTCTCAGAGCGCGGGCCCGAGTGGTTATAGAAATCGATTGGAGAGATACACTGGTCACGCCGAAAAGACGACCTGGATCAAGTCTCCTGCATTATGCACACAAGGCACGGGGAAGTAG